A region of Deinococcus metalli DNA encodes the following proteins:
- a CDS encoding EF-Tu C-terminal domain-related protein, with amino-acid sequence ELIKPIAMEEGLRFAIREGGRTVGAGVVSKVLV; translated from the coding sequence TCGAACTCATCAAGCCCATCGCCATGGAAGAGGGTCTGCGCTTCGCCATCCGCGAAGGTGGCCGCACCGTCGGCGCCGGCGTCGTCTCCAAGGTCCTGGTGTAA
- the rpsJ gene encoding 30S ribosomal protein S10: protein MVAPKIRIKLRGFDHKALDQSASKIVDTVRRTGADVSGPVPLPTRIRRFCVLRSPFIDKDSREHFEIRTHNRLVDIMNPTKKTIDSLMTLDLPTGVDIEIKTVGGRA from the coding sequence ATGGTTGCCCCCAAGATCCGTATCAAACTGCGTGGCTTCGACCACAAGGCGCTGGACCAGTCCGCGAGCAAGATCGTGGACACGGTCCGCCGCACCGGCGCGGACGTGAGCGGCCCGGTGCCGCTCCCCACCCGCATCCGCCGTTTCTGCGTGCTGCGCTCGCCCTTCATCGACAAGGACAGCCGCGAGCACTTCGAGATCCGCACGCACAACCGTCTGGTGGACATCATGAACCCCACCAAGAAGACCATCGACAGCCTCATGACCCTTGACCTGCCCACCGGCGTGGACATCGAGATCAAGACCGTGGGGGGCCGCGCATGA
- the rplC gene encoding 50S ribosomal protein L3 encodes MKGILGTKIGMTQIWKGDRAVPVTVVLAGPCPVVQRKTAQIDGYEAVQIGYAPKAERSVTKPVAGHFKKAGVSPVRFLREFRGFSPDGDTVSVDIFAEGEKIDATGTSKGKGTQGVMKRWNFKGGPASHGSKKWHRRPGSIGQRKTPGRVYKGKRMAGHMGMTRITVQNLEVVEIRAGENLILVKGAIPGANGGLVVLRGASKGGK; translated from the coding sequence ATGAAGGGCATCCTCGGCACCAAGATCGGCATGACGCAGATCTGGAAGGGCGACCGCGCCGTTCCCGTGACTGTCGTGCTGGCCGGCCCGTGCCCCGTCGTGCAGCGCAAGACCGCGCAGATCGACGGCTACGAGGCCGTGCAGATCGGCTACGCCCCCAAGGCGGAGCGCAGCGTGACCAAGCCGGTCGCCGGGCACTTCAAGAAGGCCGGCGTGAGCCCCGTGCGCTTCCTGCGCGAGTTCCGCGGCTTTTCGCCCGACGGCGACACCGTGTCCGTGGACATCTTCGCCGAGGGCGAGAAGATCGACGCGACCGGCACCAGCAAGGGTAAGGGCACGCAGGGCGTCATGAAGCGCTGGAACTTCAAGGGCGGTCCCGCCAGCCACGGTTCCAAGAAGTGGCACCGCCGCCCCGGCTCGATCGGCCAGCGCAAGACCCCCGGCCGCGTGTACAAGGGCAAGCGCATGGCCGGCCACATGGGCATGACCCGCATCACTGTGCAGAACCTGGAAGTCGTGGAAATTCGCGCGGGCGAGAACCTGATCCTCGTCAAGGGCGCCATTCCCGGTGCCAACGGCGGTCTCGTCGTGCTGCGCGGTGCCTCTAAGGGAGGCAAGTAA
- the rplD gene encoding 50S ribosomal protein L4, giving the protein MAQIDVIGIRGGRTIDVDLPEVNKNVLHDVVTWQLASRRRGTASTKTRAQVGKTGKKMYSQKGTGNARHGDRSVPTFVGGGVAFGPKPRSYGYTLPRQVRQLGLGMALAARQGEGKLIAVDGFDLDGKTKGFIAWAAQNGLDGSEKVLLATDDDTARRAARNISWISVMPVAGVNVYDILRHDRLIIDAAALEVADDEAEGEASA; this is encoded by the coding sequence ATGGCGCAGATTGACGTCATCGGTATTCGGGGCGGTCGCACGATCGACGTGGACCTGCCGGAAGTGAACAAGAACGTGCTGCACGACGTGGTCACCTGGCAGCTCGCCAGCCGCCGCCGCGGCACGGCCAGCACCAAGACCCGCGCGCAGGTCGGCAAGACCGGCAAGAAGATGTACTCCCAGAAGGGCACGGGCAACGCCCGTCACGGCGACCGCAGCGTCCCGACCTTCGTGGGCGGCGGCGTGGCCTTCGGGCCCAAGCCGCGCAGCTACGGCTACACCCTGCCGCGCCAGGTGCGCCAGCTCGGCCTGGGCATGGCGCTGGCCGCCCGCCAGGGCGAAGGCAAACTGATCGCCGTGGACGGCTTTGACCTTGACGGCAAGACCAAGGGCTTCATCGCCTGGGCCGCGCAGAACGGTCTGGACGGCAGCGAGAAGGTGCTGCTCGCCACCGACGACGACACGGCCCGCCGCGCCGCGCGCAACATCAGCTGGATCAGCGTCATGCCGGTTGCCGGCGTGAACGTGTACGACATCCTGCGCCACGACCGCCTGATCATCGACGCCGCCGCCCTCGAAGTGGCCGATGACGAAGCCGAAGGAGAGGCCAGCGCATGA
- a CDS encoding 50S ribosomal protein L23, which produces MSHYDILQAPVISEKAYAGMERGVYTFWVSPKATKTDIKDAVQKAFGVQVIGISTMNVPGKRKRVGRFTGHRVDRKKAIIRLADGQTIAALEGQA; this is translated from the coding sequence ATGAGCCACTACGACATCCTCCAGGCGCCCGTGATCAGCGAGAAGGCCTACGCCGGCATGGAACGCGGCGTGTACACCTTCTGGGTGAGCCCCAAGGCCACCAAGACCGACATCAAGGACGCCGTTCAGAAGGCCTTTGGCGTGCAGGTCATCGGCATCAGCACCATGAACGTGCCCGGCAAGCGCAAGCGCGTGGGCCGGTTCACCGGTCACCGGGTCGACCGTAAGAAGGCCATCATCCGCCTCGCCGACGGCCAGACCATCGCTGCCCTCGAAGGCCAGGCCTAA
- the rplB gene encoding 50S ribosomal protein L2: MAVKKYRPYTPSRRQMTTADFSGLTKKRPEKALTTALPKTGGRNNRGRITSRFIGGGHKRLYRIIDFKRRDKAGVPGKVAAIEYDPNRSARIALVHYADGEKRYILAPEGLTVGTTVNAGPEAEPKLGNALPLRFVPVGAVVHAVELVPQKGAQLARSAGTSIQVQGKESDYVILRLPSGELRRIHSECYATIGVVGNAEHKNVVLGKAGRSRWLGQKPHQRGSAMNPVDHPHGGGEGRTGAGRVPVSPWGQPSKGLKTRKKRKVSDRFIITRRGGK, translated from the coding sequence ATGGCCGTCAAGAAATACCGTCCCTATACCCCGTCGCGTCGTCAGATGACGACCGCGGACTTCAGCGGACTGACCAAGAAGCGCCCCGAGAAGGCGCTCACCACCGCGCTGCCCAAGACCGGTGGACGCAACAACCGCGGCCGCATCACCAGCCGCTTCATCGGCGGCGGGCACAAGCGCCTGTACCGCATCATCGACTTCAAGCGCCGCGACAAGGCGGGCGTGCCCGGCAAGGTCGCCGCGATCGAGTACGATCCGAACCGCTCCGCGCGCATCGCCCTGGTGCACTACGCCGACGGCGAGAAGCGCTACATCCTGGCGCCTGAAGGCCTGACCGTGGGCACGACCGTGAACGCCGGCCCGGAAGCCGAGCCCAAGCTGGGCAACGCCCTGCCGCTGCGCTTCGTGCCGGTGGGTGCCGTCGTGCACGCCGTGGAACTCGTGCCGCAGAAGGGCGCGCAGCTCGCCCGCTCGGCCGGCACCAGCATCCAGGTGCAGGGCAAGGAAAGCGACTACGTGATCCTGCGCCTGCCCAGCGGCGAACTGCGCCGCATCCACTCCGAGTGCTACGCCACCATCGGCGTGGTGGGCAACGCCGAGCACAAGAACGTGGTGCTGGGCAAGGCCGGCCGCAGCCGCTGGCTGGGCCAGAAGCCGCACCAGCGCGGCAGCGCCATGAACCCCGTGGATCACCCGCACGGCGGTGGTGAAGGCCGTACCGGCGCGGGCCGCGTGCCCGTCAGCCCGTGGGGCCAGCCCAGCAAGGGTCTCAAGACCCGCAAGAAGCGCAAGGTGTCCGACCGCTTCATCATCACCCGCCGCGGCGGGAAGTAA
- the rpsS gene encoding 30S ribosomal protein S19, whose amino-acid sequence MPRSLKKGPFVDDHLLKKVDAQNDTKTKRVIKTWSRRSTVVPEMIGHTIAVHNGKQHVPVFINEQMIGHKLGEFSPTRSYRGHGSEKSAKGSKKK is encoded by the coding sequence ATGCCCCGTAGCCTCAAAAAAGGGCCGTTCGTGGACGACCACCTCCTGAAGAAGGTCGACGCCCAGAACGACACCAAGACCAAGCGCGTCATCAAGACTTGGAGCCGCCGCTCGACGGTCGTGCCCGAGATGATCGGCCACACCATCGCCGTGCACAACGGCAAGCAGCACGTGCCGGTGTTCATCAACGAACAGATGATCGGCCACAAGCTCGGCGAGTTCTCGCCCACCCGCAGCTACCGCGGGCACGGCTCCGAGAAGTCGGCGAAGGGGAGCAAGAAGAAATGA
- the rplV gene encoding 50S ribosomal protein L22 yields the protein MTAPATPAEQSFRNKKQRKQQVKLRRPGYAVAKYVRISPRKVRLVVDVIRGKTVRDAEDLLRFIPRAASEPVAKVLNSAKHNALHNDEMLEDRLVITAAYVDAGPTLKRLIPRARGSANIIKKRTSHITIIVGESATSRGK from the coding sequence ATGACCGCTCCTGCCACCCCAGCTGAACAGAGCTTCCGCAACAAGAAGCAGCGCAAGCAGCAGGTCAAGCTGCGCCGTCCCGGCTACGCCGTGGCGAAGTACGTCCGCATCAGCCCCCGCAAGGTTCGCCTGGTGGTCGACGTGATCCGCGGCAAGACCGTGCGTGACGCCGAGGACCTGCTGCGCTTCATCCCGCGCGCGGCCAGCGAGCCCGTTGCGAAGGTGCTGAACAGCGCCAAGCACAACGCGCTGCACAACGACGAGATGCTCGAAGACCGTCTGGTCATCACGGCCGCCTACGTGGACGCGGGACCGACCCTCAAGCGCCTGATTCCCCGTGCCCGTGGCAGCGCCAACATCATCAAGAAGCGCACCAGCCACATCACCATCATCGTGGGCGAGAGCGCCACGAGCCGGGGGAAATAA
- the rpsC gene encoding 30S ribosomal protein S3 — translation MGNKINPNGFRLGITRGWNSRWYAGKKQYAGLLKEDEKIRKLVNKELAAAGIARIEIERAGQQVNVIISAAKPGIVIGKGGDSIKRLRGDIERLVSAGTVAVNVAEIPNPNISAPLVALRIAEQIERRFAFRRAMKQAAQRVMESGARGVKVVLSGRLGGAEQARRETVREGRVPLHTLRADIDYGTALARTTYGILGVKVMVFNGEVIGGKTETFARPQRKQDDRRPEGGDRPNRRRPTARRRTGGE, via the coding sequence ATGGGCAACAAGATCAACCCGAACGGCTTCCGCCTGGGCATCACCCGGGGCTGGAACAGCCGCTGGTACGCCGGCAAGAAGCAGTACGCCGGCCTGCTCAAGGAAGACGAGAAGATCCGCAAGCTCGTCAACAAGGAGCTGGCTGCCGCCGGCATCGCCCGCATCGAGATCGAGCGCGCCGGCCAGCAGGTCAACGTGATCATCTCCGCGGCCAAGCCCGGCATCGTGATCGGGAAGGGCGGCGACTCCATCAAGCGCCTGCGCGGTGACATCGAGCGTCTGGTGTCGGCCGGCACGGTCGCCGTGAACGTGGCCGAGATCCCCAACCCGAACATCAGCGCGCCCCTGGTCGCCCTGCGCATCGCCGAGCAGATCGAGCGCCGCTTCGCGTTCCGCCGCGCCATGAAGCAGGCCGCGCAGCGCGTGATGGAATCCGGCGCCCGCGGCGTCAAGGTCGTGCTCTCCGGTCGTCTGGGCGGCGCCGAGCAGGCCCGCCGTGAGACGGTGCGCGAAGGCCGCGTGCCGCTGCACACCCTGCGCGCCGACATCGACTACGGCACCGCCCTGGCCCGCACCACCTACGGCATCCTGGGCGTGAAGGTCATGGTCTTCAACGGGGAAGTCATCGGTGGCAAGACCGAGACCTTCGCCCGCCCGCAGCGCAAGCAGGACGACCGCCGCCCCGAGGGTGGCGACCGCCCCAACCGCCGCCGGCCCACCGCCCGCCGGCGCACCGGAGGTGAATGA
- the rplP gene encoding 50S ribosomal protein L16 codes for MLLPKRTKFRKQHRGRMTGDAKGGDYVAFGDYGLIATEPAWIKSNQIEACRIVMSRHFRRGGKIYIRIFPDKPVTKKPAETRMGKGKGAVEYWVSVVKPGRVMFEVSGVTEEQAKEAFRLAGHKLPIQTKMVKREVYDEAQ; via the coding sequence ATGCTTCTCCCGAAGCGCACCAAGTTCCGTAAGCAGCACCGCGGCCGCATGACCGGCGACGCCAAGGGCGGCGACTACGTGGCCTTCGGCGACTACGGCCTGATCGCCACCGAGCCCGCGTGGATCAAGAGCAACCAGATCGAAGCGTGCCGCATCGTGATGAGCCGTCACTTCCGCCGCGGCGGCAAGATCTACATCCGCATCTTCCCCGACAAGCCCGTGACCAAGAAGCCCGCCGAGACCCGAATGGGGAAAGGGAAGGGCGCCGTGGAGTACTGGGTGAGCGTCGTCAAGCCCGGCCGCGTGATGTTCGAGGTGTCCGGCGTGACCGAGGAACAGGCCAAGGAAGCCTTCCGCCTGGCCGGTCACAAGCTGCCCATCCAGACCAAGATGGTCAAGCGCGAGGTCTACGATGAAGCCCAGTGA
- the rpmC gene encoding 50S ribosomal protein L29: protein MKPSDMRQLKADDFAKEIDARKKELMELRFQAATGNLAQPHRVTQLRREVAQLNTIRTELSKQGEQA from the coding sequence ATGAAGCCCAGTGACATGCGTCAACTCAAGGCGGACGATTTCGCCAAGGAAATCGACGCCCGCAAGAAAGAACTCATGGAGCTGCGCTTCCAGGCCGCCACCGGCAACCTGGCCCAGCCTCACCGCGTGACGCAGCTCCGCCGTGAAGTCGCCCAGCTCAACACCATCCGGACCGAGCTGAGCAAGCAGGGAGAGCAGGCATGA
- the rpsQ gene encoding 30S ribosomal protein S17 encodes MKKTFTGVVVSDKADKTVSVKVERRFAHPLYGKVVTRSHKYAAHDEKNEYKVGDRVEIIAVRPISKTKTWKVTKLIERPRGIETTAVETEGGHA; translated from the coding sequence ATGAAGAAGACCTTTACCGGCGTCGTCGTGAGCGACAAGGCCGACAAGACGGTCAGCGTGAAGGTGGAGCGCCGCTTCGCCCACCCGCTGTACGGCAAGGTCGTGACGCGCAGCCACAAGTACGCCGCGCACGACGAGAAGAACGAGTACAAGGTCGGTGACCGCGTCGAGATCATCGCCGTGCGCCCGATCAGCAAGACCAAGACCTGGAAGGTCACCAAGCTGATCGAGCGTCCGCGCGGTATCGAGACCACCGCCGTCGAGACGGAAGGGGGCCACGCATGA
- the rplN gene encoding 50S ribosomal protein L14 → MIMPQSRLDVADNSGAREIMCIRVLNSGIGGKGLTTGGGGNKRYAHVGDIIVASVKDAAPRGTVKAGDVVKAVVVRTSHAIKRADGSTIRFDKNAAVIINNQGEPRGTRVFGPVARELRDRRFMKIISLAPEVL, encoded by the coding sequence ATGATCATGCCCCAGTCCCGCCTGGACGTGGCGGACAACAGCGGTGCGCGCGAGATCATGTGCATCCGCGTGCTCAACAGCGGCATCGGCGGCAAGGGCCTGACCACCGGGGGCGGCGGCAACAAGCGCTACGCCCACGTGGGTGACATCATCGTCGCCAGCGTCAAGGACGCCGCTCCGCGCGGCACCGTCAAGGCCGGCGACGTCGTCAAGGCCGTGGTCGTGCGCACCAGCCACGCCATCAAGCGCGCCGACGGCAGCACCATCCGCTTCGACAAGAACGCCGCCGTCATCATCAACAACCAGGGCGAGCCCCGCGGCACGCGCGTCTTCGGGCCAGTCGCCCGTGAACTGCGCGACCGCCGGTTCATGAAGATTATCTCCCTGGCCCCGGAGGTGCTGTAA
- the rplX gene encoding 50S ribosomal protein L24 produces the protein MPRPSAGSHHNDKLHVKKGDTVIVLSGKHKGKTGKVLLALPRDQKVVVEGVNVVTKNVKPSAGNPQGGQEQRELALHASKVSIVDPETGKATRIRKTIVDGKKVRVAVASGKNID, from the coding sequence ATGCCCCGTCCCAGCGCCGGAAGCCACCACAACGACAAGCTGCACGTCAAGAAGGGTGACACCGTCATCGTTCTGAGCGGCAAGCACAAGGGCAAGACCGGCAAGGTGCTGCTCGCCCTCCCGCGTGACCAGAAGGTCGTCGTGGAAGGCGTGAATGTCGTCACCAAGAACGTCAAGCCCTCGGCCGGCAACCCCCAGGGCGGCCAGGAGCAGCGCGAACTCGCCCTGCACGCCAGCAAGGTGTCGATCGTCGACCCCGAGACCGGCAAGGCCACCCGCATCCGCAAGACCATTGTGGACGGCAAGAAAGTCCGCGTCGCTGTCGCCAGCGGCAAGAACATCGATTGA
- the rplE gene encoding 50S ribosomal protein L5: MQQLKEKYNDTVRPALMQQFGYSSVMAVPRIEKIVVNEGLGSAKEDSKAIDKASRELALITLQKPIVTKAKKSISNFKLRQGMPVGIKVTLRGERMYVFLEKLINIGLPRIRDFRGINPNAFDGRGNYNLGIKEQLIFPEITYDMVDKTRGMDVTIVTTAKTDEEARALLQAMGLPFRKQ; encoded by the coding sequence ATGCAACAGCTCAAAGAGAAGTACAACGACACGGTGCGCCCCGCACTGATGCAGCAGTTCGGCTACTCCAGCGTGATGGCCGTGCCCCGTATCGAGAAGATCGTCGTGAACGAGGGCCTGGGCAGCGCCAAGGAAGACAGCAAGGCCATTGACAAGGCCTCGCGGGAGCTGGCCCTGATCACCCTGCAAAAGCCCATCGTCACCAAGGCGAAGAAGAGCATCAGCAACTTCAAGCTGCGCCAGGGCATGCCAGTCGGGATCAAGGTCACGCTGCGCGGCGAGCGCATGTACGTGTTCTTGGAAAAGCTGATCAACATCGGCCTGCCCCGCATCCGCGACTTCCGCGGCATCAACCCCAACGCCTTCGACGGCCGCGGGAACTACAACCTGGGCATCAAGGAACAGCTGATCTTCCCCGAGATCACCTACGACATGGTCGACAAGACGCGCGGCATGGACGTCACCATCGTCACCACCGCCAAGACCGATGAAGAAGCCCGCGCCCTGCTGCAAGCGATGGGCCTGCCCTTCCGCAAGCAGTAA
- a CDS encoding type Z 30S ribosomal protein S14 produces the protein MANTSKVVKAARGHKFAVQNYNRCSRCGRARGYYRFFGMCRICIREMAHKGELPGVKKASW, from the coding sequence ATGGCGAATACTTCCAAAGTCGTAAAGGCCGCACGCGGACACAAGTTCGCTGTGCAGAACTACAACCGCTGCTCCCGCTGCGGCCGCGCCCGCGGCTACTACCGCTTCTTCGGCATGTGCCGCATCTGCATCCGCGAGATGGCGCACAAGGGCGAGCTGCCCGGCGTGAAGAAAGCCAGCTGGTAA
- the rpsH gene encoding 30S ribosomal protein S8 produces MLSDPIADMLTRIRNATRTHKESVDIPASRFKEELAKLLVKEGYVQGVERTRPEGQKFDVLRVTLKYGDKREQVIKHIERISRPGRRAYVSADSLPRIQRGLGLAVVSTSKGLLPDREARKQGVGGEVICVLW; encoded by the coding sequence ATGCTGAGTGATCCCATCGCCGACATGCTCACGCGCATCCGCAACGCGACGCGCACGCATAAGGAGTCCGTGGACATCCCGGCCTCCCGCTTCAAGGAGGAGCTGGCCAAGCTGCTGGTGAAAGAAGGCTACGTGCAGGGTGTGGAGCGCACCCGGCCCGAGGGCCAGAAGTTCGACGTGCTGCGCGTGACGCTGAAGTACGGCGACAAGCGCGAACAGGTCATCAAGCACATCGAGCGCATCAGCCGTCCTGGCCGGCGCGCGTACGTGAGCGCCGACAGCCTGCCCCGCATCCAGCGCGGGCTGGGTCTGGCCGTGGTGTCCACGAGCAAGGGCCTGCTGCCGGACCGCGAGGCCCGCAAGCAGGGTGTGGGCGGCGAAGTCATCTGCGTCCTGTGGTAA
- the rplF gene encoding 50S ribosomal protein L6: MSRIGRQPIAVPSGVTTTAEGGVFTVKGPKGELTVPYNSELTIKKDGDNIVVERPSDQQRHRALHGLTRTLVANAVRGVSDGYTVNLELRGVGFRARVNGKNLELTIGYSHPVVIEPPAGVSFAVPEPTKIDVSGIDKQLVGQVAANVRKVRKPDAYHGKGVRFAGEKIALKAGKAGATGGKGKK; encoded by the coding sequence ATGTCCCGAATTGGTAGACAGCCCATCGCCGTGCCGAGCGGCGTGACCACGACCGCCGAGGGTGGCGTGTTCACGGTCAAGGGCCCCAAGGGTGAACTGACCGTTCCCTACAACAGTGAACTGACCATCAAGAAAGACGGCGACAACATCGTCGTCGAGCGGCCCAGCGACCAGCAGCGCCACCGCGCCCTGCACGGCCTGACCCGCACGCTGGTCGCGAACGCCGTGCGCGGGGTGAGCGACGGCTACACCGTCAACTTGGAGCTGCGCGGCGTGGGCTTCCGTGCCCGCGTGAACGGCAAGAACCTCGAACTGACCATCGGCTACAGCCACCCGGTCGTGATCGAGCCGCCCGCCGGCGTGAGCTTCGCCGTGCCCGAACCCACCAAGATCGACGTGAGCGGCATCGACAAGCAGCTCGTCGGCCAGGTGGCCGCAAACGTCCGCAAGGTGCGCAAGCCCGACGCCTACCACGGCAAGGGTGTGCGCTTCGCTGGTGAGAAGATCGCCCTCAAGGCTGGTAAAGCCGGCGCCACGGGCGGGAAAGGGAAGAAATAA
- the rplR gene encoding 50S ribosomal protein L18 has product MATQTMIRRKLRARRKVRTAAGERLRLSVYRSSKHIYAQIIDDSKGVTVAAANSAAVKTGNKTDTAAAVGRALATVALEKGVKQVVFDRGSYRYHGRVKALADAAREGGLDF; this is encoded by the coding sequence ATGGCGACCCAGACCATGATCCGCCGCAAGCTGCGCGCCCGCCGCAAAGTCCGCACTGCCGCCGGCGAGCGGCTGCGCCTGAGCGTGTACCGCTCCAGCAAGCACATCTACGCCCAGATCATCGACGACAGCAAGGGCGTGACCGTGGCCGCGGCCAACAGCGCCGCCGTCAAGACCGGGAACAAGACCGATACCGCTGCCGCCGTGGGCCGTGCCCTCGCCACAGTGGCGCTCGAGAAGGGCGTCAAGCAGGTGGTCTTTGACCGTGGCTCCTACCGGTACCACGGACGCGTGAAGGCGCTCGCAGACGCGGCGCGGGAGGGTGGCCTTGACTTTTAA
- the rpsE gene encoding 30S ribosomal protein S5, with translation MTFNRRNDRNAERESSEFEEKMLFVNRTSKTYQGGRRFRFAALVILGDRNGRVGMGIGKAKEVPVAIEKAKSIARKNMINVPVENGTIPHDIVGENSTSRVLLKPAGPGTGVIAGTVPRSIAELAGITNMLSKELGSRNKVNVAYAVFDGLKNLRTAKQVRALRGETGGA, from the coding sequence TTGACTTTTAATCGTCGTAACGACCGCAACGCGGAGCGCGAGAGCAGCGAATTCGAAGAGAAGATGCTGTTCGTCAACCGCACCTCCAAGACCTACCAGGGCGGCCGCCGCTTCCGCTTCGCGGCCCTCGTGATCCTCGGCGACCGCAACGGCCGCGTGGGCATGGGTATCGGGAAGGCCAAGGAAGTGCCGGTGGCCATCGAGAAGGCCAAGAGCATCGCCCGCAAGAACATGATCAACGTGCCGGTCGAGAACGGCACGATTCCCCACGACATCGTGGGCGAGAACTCGACCAGCCGCGTGCTGCTCAAGCCCGCTGGCCCCGGTACCGGCGTGATCGCGGGCACCGTGCCCCGCTCGATCGCGGAACTGGCCGGGATCACCAACATGCTGTCCAAGGAACTCGGCAGCCGCAACAAGGTCAACGTGGCCTACGCCGTGTTCGACGGCCTGAAGAATCTCCGCACCGCGAAGCAGGTCCGCGCGCTGCGGGGCGAGACTGGAGGCGCGTAA
- the rpmD gene encoding 50S ribosomal protein L30 codes for MKITLKRSVIGRPGNQVRTVEALGLKKIGDTREVNDTPALRGMVNTVKHLLEVHE; via the coding sequence CTGAAAATCACCCTCAAGCGTAGCGTGATCGGCCGGCCGGGCAACCAGGTCAGGACCGTCGAGGCGCTCGGCCTGAAGAAGATCGGTGACACCCGCGAGGTGAACGACACCCCCGCCCTGCGCGGCATGGTGAACACCGTCAAGCACCTGCTGGAGGTGCACGAATGA
- the rplO gene encoding 50S ribosomal protein L15, with protein MKLHELQPAPGSRKNRKRVGRGPGGTDKTAGRGHKGQKARSGAGKGQFFEGGRSRLIARLPKRGFNNVGTTYEIVKLSQLDGIEVEGNTFDRNVLEIAGLVRRKDRPVKLLASGEITRAITVHVDAASASAIKAIEAAGGTVVLPEPKTESAQKAE; from the coding sequence ATGAAACTGCACGAACTGCAGCCCGCTCCGGGCAGCCGCAAGAACCGCAAGCGCGTGGGCCGCGGCCCCGGCGGCACCGACAAGACCGCCGGCCGCGGGCACAAGGGCCAGAAGGCGCGCAGCGGCGCCGGCAAGGGCCAGTTCTTCGAGGGTGGCCGCAGCCGCCTGATCGCCCGCCTGCCCAAGCGCGGTTTCAACAACGTCGGCACCACGTACGAGATCGTCAAGCTCTCGCAGCTTGACGGCATCGAGGTTGAGGGCAACACCTTCGACCGGAACGTGCTGGAGATCGCGGGCCTGGTCCGCCGCAAGGACCGCCCCGTGAAGCTCCTCGCCAGCGGCGAGATCACGCGCGCCATCACCGTGCATGTGGACGCCGCGAGCGCGTCCGCGATCAAGGCCATTGAGGCTGCCGGCGGCACCGTCGTCCTGCCCGAACCCAAGACCGAAAGCGCCCAGAAGGCGGAGTAA